The proteins below are encoded in one region of Pseudonocardia sp. DSM 110487:
- a CDS encoding TIGR03560 family F420-dependent LLM class oxidoreductase yields the protein MVVLAGPVASGKSTWAAEQFPPDAVVSSDRLRALVGAGEDDIAASADALALLDEIVARRAARRLTTVVDTTGLDAGKRATWLRLAREHGMACVAVAFDTPAGVCRARNRARQRPVPAAVLTAQLKAWPAVRDALAGEGFDEVLAPEPVRVVPQTFLESDAAAHRQQDDPVGLRFALHIGEFRGGASGMRHRLREIAGAAEAAGFDAIYVMDHFRQIPQLGRAWEDFPESFTTLAWLAACTERVRLGTLVTAVTHRNVGHLAKIVATLDVLSGGRAVCGIGLGWFETEHKAYGFGFPPLAERYALLEDALAALPVLWGPGGKPFRGRVLDLPDTSGYPRPLQEHVPIVLGGGGERRTLPLAARYADVANVLGDLPSVARKAAVLREHCARTGRAVELSHLTTALVGWDSAEVAALVEAHRPRAVDPGRYAQQVHAGTVADQVGRFRELAEIGVAEVAVRLPDLRDPAPVARMGEVIAAFKV from the coding sequence ATGGTCGTGCTGGCTGGGCCTGTCGCATCCGGCAAGTCGACGTGGGCCGCGGAGCAGTTCCCGCCGGACGCGGTGGTGTCGAGCGACCGGCTCCGCGCGCTGGTCGGAGCGGGGGAGGATGACATCGCGGCCAGCGCCGACGCGCTCGCCCTGCTCGACGAGATCGTCGCCAGGCGCGCGGCACGCCGGTTGACCACGGTCGTCGACACCACCGGGCTCGACGCCGGGAAACGCGCGACCTGGCTGCGCCTCGCCCGCGAGCACGGCATGGCGTGTGTCGCCGTCGCGTTCGACACCCCGGCCGGTGTCTGCCGAGCACGCAACCGCGCCCGCCAGCGGCCGGTACCAGCCGCCGTGCTGACCGCGCAGCTCAAGGCGTGGCCCGCGGTGCGCGACGCGCTGGCCGGCGAGGGGTTCGACGAGGTGCTCGCGCCCGAGCCGGTCCGGGTGGTGCCGCAGACCTTCCTCGAGTCCGACGCGGCGGCGCACCGCCAGCAGGACGACCCCGTCGGGCTCCGGTTCGCGCTGCACATCGGGGAGTTCCGCGGCGGCGCCTCCGGGATGCGGCACCGGCTGCGCGAGATCGCGGGCGCCGCTGAGGCAGCAGGCTTCGACGCGATCTACGTGATGGACCACTTCCGGCAGATCCCGCAGCTGGGCCGGGCGTGGGAGGACTTCCCCGAGAGCTTCACCACCCTCGCGTGGCTCGCCGCGTGCACCGAGCGGGTCCGGCTGGGCACCCTCGTCACCGCCGTGACGCACCGCAACGTCGGGCACCTCGCCAAGATCGTCGCCACGCTCGACGTGCTCAGCGGCGGCCGCGCCGTCTGCGGCATCGGGCTCGGCTGGTTCGAGACCGAACACAAGGCGTACGGGTTCGGCTTCCCACCGCTCGCCGAGCGGTACGCCCTGCTCGAGGACGCGCTCGCGGCGCTACCGGTGCTGTGGGGGCCGGGAGGCAAGCCGTTCCGCGGGCGGGTGCTCGACCTGCCCGACACCTCCGGCTATCCACGGCCGCTCCAGGAACACGTGCCGATCGTGCTCGGCGGCGGGGGCGAGCGGCGCACTCTGCCGCTCGCCGCCCGCTACGCCGACGTCGCCAACGTGCTGGGTGACCTGCCGTCGGTCGCGCGCAAGGCCGCCGTGCTCCGCGAGCACTGCGCCCGCACCGGCCGCGCCGTCGAGCTGTCGCACCTCACCACCGCGCTGGTCGGCTGGGATAGCGCCGAGGTGGCCGCGCTCGTCGAGGCACACCGGCCACGGGCCGTCGACCCCGGCCGGTACGCGCAGCAGGTGCATGCGGGCACCGTGGCCGACCAGGTCGGACGGTTCCGGGAGCTCGCGGAGATCGGCGTGGCGGAGGTTGCGGTCCGCCTGCCCGACCTGCGCGACCCGGCCCCGGTGGCCCGGATGGGCGAGGTCATCGCCGCGTTCAAGGTGTGA
- a CDS encoding NADP-dependent oxidoreductase gives MRALVARRLDGPDAVELIETPVPDPGPGQVRIRVAAAAVNPVDVGTASGGLVRIGLTPPRDQLGLGWDVAGSVEAVGAGVDIPLGTAVIGLSDLLGRPLKTHAEHVVLDVSAIAPAPRDLDPVAASTIPLNALTADQALEALALPAGATLLVTGAAGAVGGYAVQLARHRGLEVVAGAAAADEALVRELGAQHVIPRGADLPTAVRELVPGGVDGVVDAALVGVAAQEAVRNGGGFAHLVATPPPAPLRGIRVHTVLVSADGDRLRRLAGMVEDGVIGTRVAGVHALDDAATAYRMVASGGLRGRLVLTP, from the coding sequence ATGCGTGCACTTGTGGCCCGGCGGCTCGACGGGCCGGATGCGGTCGAGCTGATCGAGACCCCTGTTCCCGACCCGGGACCGGGGCAGGTCCGGATCAGGGTGGCCGCTGCCGCGGTGAACCCGGTCGACGTGGGCACGGCGAGCGGCGGACTCGTCCGGATCGGGCTCACGCCGCCGCGCGACCAACTCGGTCTCGGCTGGGACGTGGCGGGCTCGGTCGAGGCGGTCGGCGCGGGCGTGGACATTCCGCTGGGCACCGCGGTGATCGGCCTGTCCGACCTGCTCGGGAGGCCACTGAAGACCCACGCCGAGCACGTCGTCCTGGACGTCTCGGCGATCGCGCCGGCCCCGCGTGACCTCGACCCGGTCGCGGCCTCGACGATCCCGCTGAACGCCCTCACCGCAGACCAGGCGCTCGAGGCACTGGCGCTCCCGGCCGGAGCCACGTTGCTCGTCACCGGCGCCGCTGGCGCGGTCGGTGGGTACGCCGTGCAGCTGGCCCGGCACCGCGGGCTGGAGGTCGTGGCCGGCGCTGCCGCGGCCGACGAAGCGCTCGTCCGCGAGCTGGGTGCGCAGCACGTCATCCCCCGGGGCGCCGACCTGCCCACCGCCGTGCGGGAGCTGGTGCCCGGCGGGGTGGACGGCGTCGTCGACGCCGCGCTCGTCGGGGTCGCCGCGCAGGAGGCCGTGCGCAACGGGGGCGGATTCGCCCACCTCGTGGCCACCCCGCCGCCCGCGCCGCTGCGTGGCATCCGCGTGCACACCGTGCTCGTCAGCGCCGACGGTGACCGGCTGCGCCGGCTCGCAGGCATGGTCGAGGACGGGGTCATCGGGACGAGGGTGGCCGGCGTGCACGCGCTCGACGACGCCGCAACGGCCTACCGAATGGTGGCGTCCGGCGGGTTGCGGGGGCGCCTCGTGCTCACACCTTGA
- a CDS encoding helix-turn-helix domain-containing protein has translation MATRTASERRAEAARRYDAYIASCPTRQLLDRISDKWVTLVLSALADGPRRYSDLSRRIAGVSQKMLTQTLRSLERDGLVSRAVTPSVPVRVDYTLTPLGGTLMPLLAHIKEWAEHHMDEVAAARAGHDRPSSSAPAP, from the coding sequence ATGGCCACCCGAACCGCGAGTGAGCGCCGCGCGGAGGCGGCGCGCCGGTACGACGCGTACATCGCGTCCTGCCCCACCCGCCAGCTGCTGGACCGGATCAGCGACAAGTGGGTGACGCTCGTGCTGTCGGCGCTGGCGGACGGGCCGCGGCGGTACTCGGACCTGAGCAGGCGCATCGCGGGCGTCAGCCAGAAGATGCTCACCCAGACCCTGCGCTCGCTCGAGCGGGACGGGCTGGTCAGCCGGGCCGTTACGCCGTCGGTGCCGGTGCGCGTCGACTACACGCTCACCCCGCTCGGCGGCACGCTCATGCCGTTGCTGGCCCACATCAAGGAATGGGCGGAACACCACATGGACGAGGTCGCCGCAGCCCGCGCAGGCCACGACCGCCCTAGTTCCTCCGCGCCAGCCCCGTGA
- a CDS encoding MFS transporter encodes MTVIAPRPTRAGRREWAALAVLLLPTLLVTIDNTVLGFALPAISAALSPSATQLLWIVDVYPLVLAGLLVTMGTLGDRVGRRRTLMVGVAGFGAVSLLAAFATDAAHLVAARALLGFFGAMLMPATLALLRTLFRDRAQRRFAVAIWATGFAAGSALGPIVGGLLLEHFWWGSVFLVNVPVMLVLLGLAPALLPESRMPHPGRLDPLGVLLSLFAMAPAVLAVKLVAHDGITPIAALALLVAIVAGVLFVRRAEARRAAGEEPLLDVTLFASPVLRLSALANATTMFALTGLLFFSAQYLVLVRGLTPMDAGLVLLPGFVMTMLAGLAAARLGRRFPLRALVPAGLLLAASGYLLCTLMGADHSVAVLLAASVLVGAGIGLSETVTNDAILAAAPADRAGAASAVSETAYEIGAVLGTAVLGSVLSAVYRAGVEVPSSVGPTYAATAHETLGGAVGVADRLTGVPAAELLDSARAAFTGAVGITALTGTVVLVLVALTVFTGLARRN; translated from the coding sequence TTGACCGTCATCGCTCCCCGCCCCACCCGTGCCGGCCGCCGCGAGTGGGCAGCGCTCGCCGTGCTGCTCCTGCCCACGCTGCTCGTCACGATCGACAACACCGTGCTCGGCTTCGCCCTGCCGGCGATCAGCGCCGCGCTGTCGCCGTCGGCGACGCAGCTGCTGTGGATCGTGGACGTCTACCCGCTCGTGCTGGCGGGTCTGCTGGTGACCATGGGCACGCTCGGCGACCGGGTCGGCAGGCGCCGCACGCTGATGGTCGGTGTGGCCGGGTTCGGCGCTGTCTCGCTCCTCGCCGCCTTCGCCACGGACGCGGCGCACCTCGTTGCCGCCCGCGCCCTGCTCGGGTTCTTCGGCGCCATGCTGATGCCCGCCACGCTCGCGCTGCTGCGCACCCTCTTCCGGGATCGGGCCCAGCGCAGGTTCGCCGTCGCGATCTGGGCCACCGGGTTCGCGGCGGGATCTGCGCTCGGCCCGATCGTCGGCGGGCTCCTCCTGGAGCACTTCTGGTGGGGCTCGGTGTTCCTGGTCAACGTGCCGGTGATGCTGGTCCTGCTCGGGCTCGCCCCTGCGCTGCTCCCGGAGTCGCGCATGCCGCACCCCGGAAGGCTCGACCCGCTCGGTGTGCTGCTCTCCCTGTTCGCGATGGCACCCGCCGTGCTCGCGGTGAAGCTCGTCGCACACGACGGCATCACCCCGATCGCGGCGCTCGCGCTGCTCGTCGCGATCGTCGCGGGTGTGCTCTTCGTACGCCGCGCGGAGGCCCGGCGTGCCGCGGGTGAGGAGCCGTTGCTCGACGTCACCCTGTTCGCCTCCCCGGTGCTGCGGCTCTCGGCGCTGGCCAACGCCACCACGATGTTCGCCCTCACAGGCCTACTCTTCTTCTCCGCGCAGTATCTCGTGCTGGTGCGGGGGCTGACGCCGATGGACGCCGGGCTGGTGCTGCTGCCCGGGTTCGTCATGACGATGCTCGCCGGACTGGCGGCCGCGCGGCTGGGCCGCCGGTTCCCGCTGCGTGCGCTGGTCCCTGCCGGGCTGTTGCTGGCCGCGTCCGGGTACCTGCTGTGCACGCTCATGGGCGCCGACCACTCGGTCGCCGTGCTGCTGGCGGCGAGCGTGCTGGTCGGGGCCGGGATCGGGCTGTCGGAGACGGTCACGAACGACGCGATCCTCGCCGCGGCTCCCGCCGACCGGGCCGGCGCCGCGTCGGCCGTGTCCGAGACGGCGTACGAGATCGGTGCGGTGCTCGGCACGGCCGTGCTCGGCAGCGTGCTCTCGGCGGTGTACCGCGCCGGCGTGGAGGTGCCGAGCAGCGTCGGACCGACCTACGCCGCGACGGCCCACGAGACGCTGGGCGGAGCGGTCGGCGTCGCGGACCGGCTCACCGGGGTGCCCGCGGCCGAGCTGCTGGACTCGGCGCGCGCCGCGTTCACCGGCGCCGTCGGGATCACCGCGCTGACCGGCACCGTCGTGCTTGTTCTCGTCGCTCTGACGGTGTTCACGGGGCTGGCGCGGAGGAACTAG
- a CDS encoding TetR/AcrR family transcriptional regulator, protein MPSARDRVLDAYETLLIEHGGAAVTLDAVVAAAGVSKGGLLYHFASKEALAAGLLGRLRERSAADAEAIRSAPDGAVAYYVRTSAPGGASPGGLTRTYLAVLRLADSTAAGQAVRDALAEVDADGYAALLDELHDPVLAWLAQLVGDGLYLRTLTGTPLPTDLSVDDLLARMRQYAPRQA, encoded by the coding sequence GTGCCGAGCGCCCGTGACCGCGTGCTGGACGCCTACGAGACGCTGCTGATCGAGCACGGCGGTGCGGCCGTCACCCTCGATGCCGTCGTCGCGGCGGCAGGCGTGTCGAAGGGCGGGCTGCTCTACCACTTCGCGTCGAAGGAGGCCCTCGCCGCAGGCCTGCTCGGCCGGCTGCGTGAGCGCAGCGCGGCCGATGCCGAGGCGATCCGCAGCGCACCGGACGGCGCCGTCGCGTACTACGTCCGCACGTCAGCGCCCGGAGGCGCATCCCCCGGCGGCCTCACCCGCACCTACCTCGCCGTCCTCCGGCTCGCCGACAGCACCGCGGCCGGGCAGGCCGTCCGGGACGCACTCGCCGAGGTGGACGCCGACGGGTACGCCGCCCTGCTGGACGAGCTGCACGACCCGGTGCTCGCCTGGCTCGCGCAGCTCGTGGGCGACGGGCTCTACCTGCGCACGCTCACCGGCACCCCGCTGCCAACCGACCTGAGTGTGGACGACCTACTGGCCCGCATGCGCCAGTACGCGCCCAGGCAGGCGTAG
- a CDS encoding metallopeptidase TldD-related protein — MRAHEVVERTLSAARHLHGCAVLVRESSEAALRWANSTMTTNGHTTSRRTTVIAFVAVEGGIAAGVVSSSVAVTDEVQLEQLVRAAEAAARDAGPAKDAAPLPAPDGGDPSWEDPAVETSIGVFGAFAEGLADVLAGPHRQYGFASHQLSTVWLGTSTGVRRRWVQPTGSVELNAKTHDLNGSAWTGVSTADFTDVDVRALAAEADRRLAWSTRRVTLPAGRYETLLPPSAVADLMVYLVWSMEGRPAQEGRSALAGPDGPRVGEKLTALPLTLASDPSAQGLEYEPFVTATRSGEGISVFDNGAPTRRTEWVSEGTIGELVYSRAEAAEFGTRFTPAGENLLLTGGSTDSIADLVARTERGLLLTCLWYIREVDPTTLLLTGLTRDGVYLVERGEVVGEVDHNFRFNYSPLDVVRRTTEVGATERTIPREWKDWFTRTAMPPARVPEFNMSSVSLGR; from the coding sequence GTGAGGGCCCATGAGGTCGTCGAGCGCACCCTGTCCGCGGCGCGGCACCTGCACGGGTGCGCCGTGCTCGTGCGCGAGTCGAGCGAGGCGGCACTGCGGTGGGCCAACTCGACGATGACGACGAACGGGCACACCACATCCCGGCGCACCACCGTGATCGCGTTCGTCGCGGTCGAGGGTGGCATCGCGGCCGGCGTCGTGAGCTCGAGCGTCGCGGTGACCGACGAGGTCCAGCTCGAGCAGCTGGTGCGCGCAGCCGAGGCCGCGGCGCGGGACGCGGGGCCGGCGAAGGACGCCGCACCGCTGCCGGCCCCCGACGGCGGCGATCCGTCGTGGGAGGACCCCGCGGTCGAGACGTCGATCGGGGTGTTCGGCGCGTTCGCCGAAGGGCTGGCGGACGTGCTGGCAGGCCCGCACCGCCAGTACGGCTTCGCCTCCCACCAGCTCTCCACGGTGTGGCTCGGCACGTCCACCGGCGTCCGCAGGCGCTGGGTGCAGCCCACCGGCTCCGTGGAGCTGAACGCGAAGACCCATGACCTGAACGGCTCGGCGTGGACCGGGGTGTCCACCGCCGACTTCACCGACGTCGACGTGCGCGCGCTCGCCGCGGAGGCCGACCGGCGGCTGGCATGGAGCACCCGGCGCGTCACCCTGCCGGCAGGCCGGTACGAGACCCTGCTGCCGCCGTCGGCCGTCGCGGACCTGATGGTGTACCTCGTCTGGTCGATGGAGGGCAGGCCCGCGCAGGAGGGGCGCAGCGCGCTGGCCGGACCGGACGGGCCGCGCGTCGGGGAGAAGCTCACCGCCCTGCCGCTCACGCTCGCCAGCGATCCGTCCGCGCAGGGCCTCGAGTACGAGCCGTTCGTCACCGCCACCCGCTCCGGCGAGGGCATCTCGGTCTTCGACAACGGTGCGCCCACCCGGCGCACGGAGTGGGTCAGCGAGGGCACGATCGGCGAGCTGGTCTACTCCCGCGCAGAGGCGGCGGAGTTCGGCACCCGGTTCACGCCTGCGGGCGAGAACCTGCTCCTCACCGGCGGCTCGACGGACTCGATCGCCGACCTCGTCGCCCGCACCGAGCGCGGCCTGTTGCTCACCTGCCTCTGGTACATCCGGGAGGTCGACCCCACGACGCTGCTGCTCACCGGGCTCACCCGCGACGGCGTCTACCTCGTGGAGCGCGGCGAGGTGGTGGGTGAGGTCGACCACAACTTCCGCTTCAACTACTCGCCGCTCGACGTGGTGCGGCGCACCACCGAGGTCGGCGCCACCGAACGCACGATCCCGCGGGAGTGGAAGGACTGGTTCACGCGCACGGCCATGCCGCCGGCCCGGGTTCCGGAGTTCAACATGTCGTCGGTGTCGCTCGGGCGCTGA
- a CDS encoding TldD/PmbA family protein: MPADRIIPEDFSALPLSALADAALSRARALGAQHADLRVERIRSQGIDLRDGSVTGVSDTTTVGLAVRVIVDGVWGFASHVELTPERAAATAERAVDVARTLAPVAVERVVRADEPVYAGAEWVSAYDVDPFTVPVRDKVALLTEWSRRLLASDGVDHVHAAVSQVRENKFYADTAGTSIVQQRVRIGPSVVATAVDRAAGGFETMSSLAPPAGRGWEYLTGTGWDFDDELARMPELLAEKVKAPSVAPGAYDLVIDPTNLWLTIHESVGHATEYDRAIGYEAAYAGTSFATPDKLGTLRYGSELMHVTGDRTVPHGLATIGYDDDGVATTRWDLVRDGVLVGYQLDRTFAPRLGLDRSNGCAFADSPHHVPIQRMANVSLQPDPERDTSVDELIAGVDRGIYVVGDKSWSIDMQRYNFQFTGQRFFRIEGGKLAGQLRDVAYQATTTDFWGSMDAVGGPSTWQLQGAMNCGKAQPGQVAAVSHGCPAARFRGVNVLNTQEEGR; encoded by the coding sequence GTGCCCGCCGATCGCATCATCCCGGAGGATTTCAGCGCGCTCCCGCTGTCCGCGCTGGCCGACGCCGCACTGAGCCGTGCCCGAGCGCTTGGCGCCCAGCACGCCGACCTGCGCGTCGAACGGATCCGGTCCCAGGGGATCGACCTGCGGGACGGCTCCGTCACCGGCGTCAGCGACACGACCACCGTCGGCCTCGCGGTCCGCGTGATCGTCGACGGGGTGTGGGGCTTCGCCTCCCACGTCGAGCTCACGCCGGAGCGCGCCGCCGCCACCGCGGAGCGCGCGGTCGACGTGGCGCGCACGCTCGCGCCGGTGGCCGTCGAGCGGGTCGTGCGGGCCGACGAGCCGGTGTACGCAGGCGCGGAGTGGGTGTCGGCCTACGACGTCGACCCGTTCACCGTCCCCGTGCGGGACAAGGTCGCGCTGCTCACGGAGTGGTCGCGGCGGCTGCTCGCGTCCGACGGGGTCGACCACGTGCACGCGGCCGTATCGCAGGTGCGGGAGAACAAGTTCTACGCCGACACCGCGGGTACGAGCATCGTCCAGCAGCGGGTGCGGATCGGTCCGTCCGTCGTCGCCACCGCCGTCGACCGCGCGGCGGGCGGCTTCGAGACGATGAGCTCGCTGGCCCCACCCGCCGGGCGCGGCTGGGAGTACCTCACCGGCACCGGCTGGGACTTCGACGACGAGCTGGCCCGGATGCCCGAGCTGCTCGCCGAGAAGGTGAAGGCGCCATCGGTGGCGCCGGGTGCCTACGACCTCGTGATCGACCCGACGAACCTGTGGCTCACCATCCACGAGTCGGTGGGCCACGCCACCGAGTACGACCGCGCCATCGGCTACGAGGCGGCGTACGCGGGCACCAGCTTCGCCACGCCCGACAAGCTCGGCACGCTGCGCTACGGCTCCGAGCTCATGCACGTCACCGGCGACCGGACGGTCCCGCACGGCCTCGCCACCATCGGCTACGACGACGACGGCGTCGCCACCACCCGGTGGGACCTCGTCCGCGACGGCGTGCTGGTCGGCTACCAGCTCGACCGCACGTTCGCACCGCGGCTCGGGCTCGACCGCAGCAACGGCTGCGCGTTCGCCGACTCGCCGCACCACGTGCCGATCCAGCGGATGGCGAACGTGTCTCTGCAGCCCGACCCGGAGCGGGACACGAGCGTGGACGAGCTGATCGCGGGCGTCGACCGCGGCATCTACGTCGTGGGCGACAAGTCGTGGTCGATCGACATGCAGCGCTACAACTTCCAGTTCACCGGCCAGCGCTTCTTCCGCATCGAGGGCGGGAAGCTCGCCGGGCAGTTGCGCGACGTGGCCTACCAGGCCACGACCACCGACTTCTGGGGTTCGATGGACGCCGTCGGCGGACCGTCCACCTGGCAGCTGCAAGGAGCCATGAACTGCGGGAAGGCCCAGCCGGGGCAGGTCGCGGCGGTGAGCCACGGGTGCCCTGCCGCCCGGTTCCGCGGCGTGAACGTGCTGAACACACAGGAGGAGGGCCGGTGA
- a CDS encoding DUF2339 domain-containing protein: MGTDPYMALAAELNLLGRRLDGLGAELLRLRAVDATRAPGTEGFPGAPGWSAPPAPGATAPVAHGRPGPWGTGGSVQAPAAPGGGPRAPRPRSQMSGARVLAWTGGGVTLLGVVLLLALAASRGWFSPEGRVTSGALLGGVLIGLALRLHRKVDARVGALALAGTGFATLYLTVAAATALYGFLAPTPALLVALVVAAGGLGLADRWQAQLLGGGVVVGAAVLAPVLVWGWLLVALVLALQLAALPVVLRRRWSVLALVAAAGPVLYGAVVGAIADEPERVPTVAVAIGVLVAALATALPAARVLPAGSVGALVAAAPIPVLVSSLVRGGWSGAAVAAVAVVALAAFAAVPGTSRSVRVVAIAAAAVALFQATLVALDGSTATVVLLGHAIVATVLAAQLRARLPLAIGTAYGVVAVLIALGRDAPLEGLVHHPAFAYAGPGTGPLVVGVAVSALVLVFAVALLVAGARAGLVRSDPASAPLWVPVGLVGLYGATSLVVTLALLVSDDRTGFTAGHALVSVSWTVMALVLLARGIRRPALRVAGMVLVAAAVAKLVLFDLVALDGLARVAAFLGAGLVLLAAGTRYARLVAEAEAEPDAAR, encoded by the coding sequence ATGGGCACCGATCCGTACATGGCGCTGGCGGCCGAGCTGAACCTGCTGGGCAGGCGGCTCGACGGGCTGGGCGCCGAGTTGCTGCGGCTGCGGGCCGTGGACGCGACGCGTGCTCCGGGGACGGAGGGGTTCCCCGGAGCACCCGGCTGGTCCGCGCCGCCCGCGCCAGGCGCGACGGCGCCGGTCGCCCATGGACGGCCCGGCCCGTGGGGGACGGGCGGGTCGGTACAGGCGCCCGCGGCCCCCGGGGGCGGGCCGCGGGCGCCCCGACCGCGATCGCAGATGTCGGGCGCCCGGGTGCTCGCCTGGACCGGTGGCGGCGTGACGCTGCTCGGCGTCGTCCTGCTGCTTGCGCTCGCGGCGTCCAGGGGCTGGTTCAGCCCGGAGGGCCGGGTGACGAGTGGCGCGTTGCTCGGTGGCGTGCTGATCGGTCTCGCGCTGCGCCTGCATCGGAAGGTCGATGCCCGCGTCGGTGCGCTCGCACTGGCCGGCACCGGCTTCGCCACGCTCTACCTCACGGTGGCGGCCGCCACCGCGCTATACGGGTTCCTGGCGCCGACGCCCGCGCTGCTGGTGGCGCTCGTGGTTGCGGCCGGCGGGCTCGGGCTCGCCGACCGGTGGCAGGCCCAGCTGCTCGGCGGCGGTGTGGTGGTCGGTGCCGCTGTGCTCGCCCCCGTCCTCGTGTGGGGCTGGTTGCTGGTCGCGCTCGTGCTGGCGCTGCAGCTCGCGGCGTTGCCGGTGGTGCTGCGGCGGCGCTGGTCGGTGCTCGCGCTCGTCGCGGCGGCAGGCCCGGTGTTGTACGGGGCGGTCGTGGGAGCCATTGCGGACGAGCCGGAACGCGTGCCCACCGTCGCCGTCGCGATCGGTGTGCTCGTGGCCGCCCTCGCCACCGCGCTACCCGCGGCACGGGTGCTGCCGGCCGGTTCGGTGGGCGCGCTGGTGGCAGCGGCGCCGATACCGGTGCTGGTGAGCTCGCTCGTGCGGGGTGGGTGGAGCGGCGCCGCCGTCGCCGCGGTCGCGGTGGTCGCGCTCGCCGCCTTCGCTGCGGTGCCGGGAACGAGCCGTTCGGTGCGGGTGGTGGCCATCGCCGCCGCCGCGGTGGCGCTGTTCCAGGCCACGCTCGTCGCCCTCGATGGATCCACGGCCACGGTCGTGCTGCTCGGCCATGCGATCGTCGCCACGGTGCTGGCGGCGCAGCTGCGGGCCCGCCTGCCGCTCGCGATCGGCACGGCGTACGGCGTGGTCGCGGTGCTGATCGCACTCGGCCGTGACGCCCCGCTCGAGGGCCTCGTCCACCACCCGGCGTTCGCCTATGCCGGCCCGGGCACCGGTCCGCTCGTCGTCGGCGTCGCGGTGTCGGCACTCGTGCTGGTGTTCGCGGTGGCACTGCTGGTGGCAGGGGCACGGGCCGGGCTGGTGCGCTCGGATCCCGCATCCGCCCCGCTGTGGGTGCCGGTCGGCCTCGTGGGTCTCTACGGTGCGACCTCGCTCGTGGTCACGCTCGCCCTGCTCGTGTCCGACGACCGCACCGGCTTCACCGCGGGCCACGCGCTCGTCAGCGTGTCGTGGACGGTGATGGCGCTCGTCCTGCTCGCCAGGGGGATCCGCAGGCCCGCGCTGCGGGTCGCCGGAATGGTGCTGGTCGCGGCCGCGGTGGCCAAGCTCGTGCTGTTCGACCTCGTGGCACTCGACGGGCTGGCACGCGTGGCGGCGTTCCTCGGTGCGGGCCTCGTCCTGCTCGCGGCCGGAACCCGGTACGCCCGCCTCGTGGCCGAAGCCGAAGCCGAACCCGACGCCGCGAGGTAG
- a CDS encoding glycosyltransferase family 2 protein translates to MSAVSSARAAAYGGPAPSELHAQRPTRVPRPHAQRSRTPFPTVSVVVPTRNEARNLEIVLPAIAAVRPTVHEIIVVDGDSTDGTVETAKRVLPWVRVIKQTRKGKGNAMACGFTAATGDVIVMFDADGSADPSEIPAFVAALVAGADFAKGSRFTPGGGSDDITLLRKSGNAGLNGVANALFGTSYTDLCYGYNAFWADLLPLLDLPPIDAPAPADGMLWGDGFEIETVLNCRVAAAGLKITEVPSIERQRVFGDTNLRTFADGARVLRTLLAEHRRADRRKSDRRS, encoded by the coding sequence GTGAGCGCCGTTTCATCCGCCCGTGCGGCCGCCTACGGCGGCCCGGCTCCCTCCGAGCTGCACGCGCAACGCCCGACACGCGTGCCGCGGCCGCACGCGCAGCGCAGCCGCACGCCGTTCCCCACCGTCTCGGTGGTCGTCCCCACCCGGAACGAGGCGCGCAACCTCGAGATCGTGCTCCCCGCGATCGCAGCGGTGCGTCCCACCGTCCACGAGATCATCGTTGTGGACGGCGATTCCACCGACGGCACGGTGGAGACGGCCAAGCGGGTGCTGCCGTGGGTCCGCGTGATCAAGCAGACGCGCAAGGGCAAGGGCAACGCCATGGCCTGCGGGTTCACCGCTGCTACTGGTGACGTCATCGTCATGTTTGACGCCGACGGGTCCGCCGACCCGTCCGAGATCCCGGCGTTCGTCGCGGCACTGGTGGCGGGCGCGGACTTCGCCAAGGGCAGCCGGTTCACCCCGGGTGGCGGCAGCGACGACATCACGCTGCTGCGCAAGAGCGGCAACGCGGGTCTCAACGGCGTCGCCAACGCGCTGTTCGGCACCAGCTACACCGATCTCTGCTACGGCTACAACGCCTTCTGGGCAGACCTGCTCCCGCTGCTCGACCTTCCTCCGATCGACGCACCCGCTCCGGCCGACGGAATGCTCTGGGGCGACGGCTTCGAGATCGAGACGGTGCTCAACTGCCGGGTCGCCGCGGCCGGACTGAAGATCACCGAGGTGCCGTCGATCGAGCGGCAGCGGGTGTTCGGGGATACCAACCTGCGCACCTTCGCCGACGGCGCGCGCGTGCTGCGTACCCTTCTGGCCGAGCACCGGCGGGCAGACCGCCGGAAGTCCGACCGCCGCAGCTGA